From one Streptomyces sp. Q6 genomic stretch:
- a CDS encoding MDR family MFS transporter, producing the protein MTTTPDTGVRAHTDHEGGAAHAPMTHAQIMRALSGLLLGLFCAILSSTVVTNALPRIISDLGGGQSAYTWVVTASLLAVTASTPLWGKLADQFSKKILVQSSLVIYVIGSLVAGLAQNPATLIGARVIQGLGGGGLSALAQVVLAAMISPRERGRYSGYLGATFAVATVGGPLLGGVITDTSWLGWRWCLFVGVPFAVVALAVLQRTLDLPVLKRQVKVDWAGAFFVTAAVCVLLVWVTFADDRYDWLSWQTYTLVGASIALTLTFLFVETRASEPIIPLRLFRNPTIALASVASLFVGTVLFAGTVFFSQYFQLARGESPTMSGVMTIPFIAGLFVSSTVSGRVITRTGRWKGWLLAGGVLLTAGLALLGMLRHDTPYLYTAFCMALMGLGVGMTLQNLVLCTQNQVSSSDLGAASSTVTFFRSLGGAVGVSVLGSILSTRIGHYARETLTRLGPEDRASAAQASGGGRLPDLAVLPAPVRTWLEGAYGHAIGDIFMYVAPIALLALLVTLFIKEVPLRASSGLAQAAEEAPDRTT; encoded by the coding sequence ATGACCACCACCCCGGATACAGGTGTGCGGGCGCACACCGACCATGAGGGAGGGGCCGCCCACGCGCCGATGACACACGCTCAGATCATGCGCGCTCTGTCGGGGCTGCTGCTCGGCCTGTTCTGCGCGATCCTCTCCTCGACCGTCGTCACCAACGCGCTGCCCCGGATCATCAGCGACCTCGGTGGCGGGCAGAGCGCCTACACCTGGGTCGTCACCGCATCGCTGCTGGCGGTCACCGCCTCGACCCCCTTGTGGGGCAAGCTCGCCGACCAGTTCAGCAAGAAGATCCTGGTCCAGTCGTCGCTGGTCATCTACGTCATCGGCTCCCTGGTGGCCGGGCTCGCGCAGAACCCCGCCACGCTGATCGGCGCCCGCGTCATCCAGGGGCTCGGTGGCGGCGGTCTCTCCGCGCTGGCACAGGTCGTGCTCGCCGCGATGATCTCCCCGCGGGAGCGCGGCCGTTACTCCGGATACCTGGGTGCCACCTTCGCCGTCGCCACCGTCGGCGGCCCGCTGCTCGGGGGCGTCATCACGGACACGTCCTGGCTCGGCTGGCGCTGGTGCCTGTTCGTCGGCGTCCCGTTCGCGGTCGTCGCCCTGGCCGTGCTCCAGCGGACGCTCGACCTGCCGGTGCTCAAGCGCCAGGTCAAGGTCGACTGGGCGGGCGCCTTCTTCGTCACCGCGGCCGTGTGCGTCCTGTTGGTCTGGGTCACCTTCGCCGACGACAGGTACGACTGGCTGTCGTGGCAGACGTACACGCTCGTCGGCGCGTCGATCGCTTTGACCCTGACGTTCCTGTTCGTCGAGACGAGGGCGAGCGAGCCGATCATTCCGTTGCGGCTGTTCCGCAACCCCACCATCGCGCTCGCCTCCGTGGCCTCCCTGTTCGTCGGCACCGTGCTCTTCGCGGGCACGGTCTTCTTCAGCCAGTACTTCCAGTTGGCGCGCGGCGAGTCGCCGACCATGTCCGGCGTCATGACGATCCCGTTCATCGCGGGCCTGTTCGTCTCCTCGACGGTCTCCGGACGCGTCATCACCCGCACCGGCAGGTGGAAGGGCTGGCTGCTGGCGGGCGGTGTCCTGCTGACGGCGGGGCTGGCCCTGCTCGGCATGCTCCGCCACGACACGCCGTACCTGTACACGGCGTTCTGCATGGCGTTGATGGGCCTCGGCGTCGGGATGACGCTCCAGAACCTCGTGCTGTGCACGCAGAACCAGGTGTCGTCGAGCGACCTCGGGGCCGCGTCCTCCACGGTGACCTTCTTCCGCTCCCTCGGTGGCGCGGTGGGTGTCTCGGTGCTCGGCTCGATCCTCAGCACCCGGATCGGTCACTACGCCCGCGAGACCCTCACCCGGCTCGGCCCGGAGGACCGGGCATCGGCGGCGCAAGCCTCCGGTGGAGGACGGCTCCCCGACCTTGCCGTGCTCCCCGCACCCGTCCGCACATGGCTGGAGGGCGCCTACGGCCACGCCATCGGCGACATCTTCATGTATGTCGCCCCGATCGCCCTGCTCGCCCTCCTTGTCACCCTGTTCATCAAGGAGGTTCCGCTGCGCGCGTCCAGCGGTCTGGCCCAGGCCGCGGAGGAGGCACCGGACCGTACGACCTGA